The following are encoded together in the Strix aluco isolate bStrAlu1 chromosome 13, bStrAlu1.hap1, whole genome shotgun sequence genome:
- the LEAP2 gene encoding liver-expressed antimicrobial peptide 2: protein MHCWKMVAVVLLCSLLLSQTRGASLHRRQPGLTRPKRMTPFWRGVSLRPVGASCRDNSECLTMLCRKNRCFLRTASE, encoded by the exons ATGCACTGCTGGAAGATGGTGGCGGTCgtcctgctctgctccctgctgctcagCCAG ACCCGCGGCGCTTCCCTGCACCGGCGCCAGCCTGGGCTGACGAGGCCGAAGAGGATGACCCCGTTCTGGAGAGGAGTCTCGCTGAGACCCGTCGGAGCCTCGTGCAGGGATAACAGCGAATGCCTTACGATGCTGTGCAG GAAGAATCGCTGTTTCCTCAGAACAGCCTCCGAGTGA
- the UQCRQ gene encoding cytochrome b-c1 complex subunit 8, which yields MGRHFGNLARVRHVISYSLSPFEQRAFPNVFSQGLPNVWRRFSSQVFKVVPPLLGGYLLYSWGMQEFERLKRKNPADYENDQ from the exons ATGGGCCGTCACTTCGGGAACCTGGCGCGGGTTCGCCATGTCATCAGCTACAGCCTCTCGCCCTTCGAGCAACGCGCCTTCCCCAACGTCTTCTCGCAGGGGCTGCCCAACGTCTGGCGGCGGTTCAGCTCCCAGGTCTTCAAGGTGGTACCCC CCCTTTTGGGAGGCTACCTCCTTTATTCCTGGGGAATGCAGGAGTTTGAGAGACTGAAGAGGAAGAACCCTGCTGACTATGAAAACGACCAGTAA
- the GDF9 gene encoding growth/differentiation factor 9, which translates to MENTWRICVCFYYCLHWFSSSIQCSPHSRGRVGSDKTSGLLVAPEDAASEPNPLLRLPKGVRHGYALLPPLLKVLSDRGPQDWAGEAPRLRPDSRALRYMKRLYKMSATKEGIPKANKSHLYNTVRLFTPCSECKHHHRDLMKGDIHSVDLLFNLDRVTALEHLLKSVLLYSFDTSVPISSSITCMCHLSVKERDFSSQVCPSISHTIAFSLHFELRKRKWVEIDVTSFLQPLIATNRRNIHMAVNVTCLLGDPQQNTKLENPINVALVPPSLLLYLNDTSEQAYHRWNSLGHRRTNPVWPRQRNSPLVDPTGDKGKENSQGKRASRRRRDGNLKEAPATPPYNLSEYFKQFLFPQNECELHNFRLSFSQLKWDKWIIAPQRYSPQYCKGDCPRVVGHRYGSPVHTMVQNIIYEKLDSSVPKPSCVPAEYSPLSVLTIEPDGSIVYKEYEDMIATKCTCR; encoded by the exons ATGGAGAATACCTGGAgaatttgtgtttgtttctatTACTGTCTTCACTGGTTTTCTTCTAGCATCCAGTGCTCCCCCCACTCCAGGGGTCGGGTAGGCTCTGACAAGACCTCGGGGTTACTGGTAGCTCCTGAGGATGCTGCCAGTGAGCCGAATCCATTGCTGCGGCTGCCAAAAGGTGTGAGACATGGGTAtgccctcctgcctcccctcctcaAGGTGCTGTCTGACCGGGGACCCCAGGACTGGGCCGGCGAGGCCCCCAGGCTACGGCCAGACTCCAGAGCCCTTCGGTACATGAAGAGGCTATATAAGATGTCTGCCACCAAAGAGGGAATCCCAAAGGCTAACAAAAGCCACCTCTATAACACTGTTCGACTTTTCACTCCGTGTTCGGAATGCAAGCACCACCACAGGGACCTAATGAAAG GAGACATTCACTCGGTGGATTTACTCTTCAACCTGGATCGTGTTACTGCTCTAGAGCACTTACTCAAGTCTGTCTTGCTCTATTCCTTTGACACGTCAGTTCCCATTTCTTCTTCCATTACATGCATGTGCCATTTATCTGTTAAGGAGCGTGATTTTTCTAGCCAAGTATGTCCCAGCATTTCACACACTATAGCTTTTAGCCTGCACTTTGAACTTAGAAAACGCAAGTGGGTTGAGATTGATGTGActtcttttctccagcctctaatTGCTACTAATAGGAGAAATATTCATATGGCTGTGAACGTCACTTGTCTCTTGGGTGATCCACAACAGAACACTAAACTGGAAAATCCCATTAATGTGGCACTGGTTcccccttctcttcttctttaTCTGAATGATACCAGTGAGCAAGCTTATCACAGGTGGAACTCCCTTGGACACAGAAGGACAAACCCAGTGTGGCCCAGGCAAAGGAACAGTCCTCTTGTTGATCCTACGGGTGACAAAGGCAAAGAGAATTCACAGGGTAAAAGGGCCTCTCGGCGTCGAAGAGATGGGAATCTGAAGGAAGCACCGGCAACTCCACCTTATAATTTGAGCGagtattttaaacaatttctGTTCCCTCAAAACGAGTGTGAGCTTCACAACTTCCGTCTAAGTTTTAGCCAACTAAAATGGGACAAATGGATAATAGCACCTCAGAGGTACAGCCCGCAGTACTGCAAGGGTGACTGCCCAAGGGTCGTCGGGCATCGTTACGGCTCTCCGGTGCACACAATGGTTCAGAACATAATATATGAGAAACTGGACTCCTCTGTCCCAAAGCCCTCCTGCGTTCCTGCCGAATACAGCCCGCTGAGCGTCCTGACCATAGAGCCCGATGGCTCCATCGTCTACAAAGAGTATGAAGATATGATAGCTACCAAGTGCACCTGTCGGTAG